The DNA region TGTTTCGCATAAACCTCTTTTGGTTACAAAATTAAAAACTCCACCTTTACCTTCTTTATTTCCAGGATACCAGTTTTGAACAGTCGAGTATTTAATCTCTGCATCATCCAAAGCGATTAATTCAACTACAGCAGCGTGCAATTGATTTTCGTCACGACTTGGAGCAGTACAACCCTCTAAGTATGAAACATAACTTCCTTCATCTGCAATAACAAGAGTTCTTTCAAATTGTCCTGTTCCTGCCTGATTGATTCTAAAGTAAGTTGAAAGTTCCATTGGGCAGCGAACGCCTTTTGGAATATAACAGAAACTTCCGTCAGAGAAAACCGCTGAGTTTAATGCTGCATAGAAGTTGTCTCTTTGAGGTACAACAGTTCCTAAATGTTTACGAACTAATTCAGGATGCTCTTTTATTGCTTCTGAAATTGGACAGAAAATAATTCCTTTTTCAGCTAATGTTTTTTTGAATGTAGTTGCTACAGAAACAGAATCGACAACAATATCCATAGCGACATTGTTCATCATTTTTTGTTCATCGACAGAGATACCTAGCTTTTTGTACATTTCTAAAAGTTCCGGATCAACATCGTCCAGTGTTTTGTTAGGATCAACTTGTTTTGGAGCTGAATAATAAGATATTGCCTGAAAATCCGGTTTTTCGTAACGAACGTTTGCCCATTCTGGCTCAATCATTTCTTTCCACGCACGAAAAGCCTCAATGCGCCAATCGGTCATCCATTCAGGTTCTTCTTTTTTAAGCGAAATAGCTCTTACGATATCTTCGTTTAAGCCAATAGGAAATGTATCCGATTCAATGTCAGTATAAAATCCGTATTCGTATTCTTTAGTTTCGAGTTCGATTTTTAAATCGTCTTCAGTGTATTTGCTCATTATTTTAATGTTGTCTTAAAGTTTTTAAAGTCTAAAGTTTGAGAGCCAATTGCGGTCTTCAAGACTTTATGGCTTTCGGTTTTTGACTAAAGAGAGAATGATTCTCCACAACCACAAGTTCTGCTTGCATTAGGATTATTAAATACAAAACCTTTTCCGTTTAATCCGCCTGAGAACTCAAGTATTGTTCCGGCTAAATATAGAAATGATTTTTTTTCAACTGCAATTGTTATATCATTGTCTACAAAAATTTTATCGTCTTCGCCTTTGGTTTTGTCAAATTTTAAATCATATGACAAACCAGAGCATCCACCACTTTTTACTCCTACACGTACATAGTCGCTAGCGGCATCAAAACCATCATCTTTCATCAAATCGATGATTTTCTTTTTGGCTGTATCAGAAACTTTTATCATTGTTTATGGTATTTGTTTTTATGTTTTCATTTGAATTTACAGCCAAAAAAGTAATCCAATGGTTACTTTTTAAAGTGCTGTATTTCAATGTTGAAATGAAATTATCTGCAAAGATACGACTTAAAAACCTTTTTCCATAACGGTTCACATTATTATAACAAATGTTAAAATAGATAGAACTTATTTTGGTGTTTGAAACCCTGGAATATAAAATTGTATTGGTGTATAGTTAGGTGTTTTTATGTTTTTTAAAGTTAAAAACCCGTATTTATACCTGTCTCCAGTGGCGAAACATTAGTAATTTTGCAAAAAATTGTGAGTAATTATGGAAAAACATTACAAGAGTAAGTGGATAAAAGCACTTTTAGCAGTATTTTTTGTTTTTGTAATAGGTGCTACAGTCTTTGTTTTTAGTAGAGTGCCAAATGAAAATGTTGAGAAAACTAAAGATGTATCTAAAAGTAAGGAAAATCTAAAATTAAGTTTGGAAGCGCTTGCGCAGAAGAATATTTTAGATTCTTTAACGACCCTAAAACAGGCTTATGATGTTGCTATACTTGAGAAAACATCATTGGCACAACAACTAGAAATAGAAAAGGAAAATGTTGAAAATTTGATAGAAATCATTAAGGCTTCCAAGAATCCTTCAATTGAACAAATTTATATTTATCGAAAACAGCTTTCAAAGATGAACGCTTCGGTAGTATCGAGAGGTATAGAAGTTAAAAATTTAAAATCTCAGAATAAAAATTTGTTAACTGAAATTGAAAGTCAAAATCTTGTCATGTACAAACAAAAGGTTGAAAATGACACTTTGATTTCGAAGCAAAAAAAATTAGAATCAACACTAAAAGATGCTTCAAGATTGTCCTTGAATAGTTTTAAAGTAATTGCGCTTCGAGAGAAAAAATCGGGAAAAGAACTGGAAACATACAAAGCAAAAAGTACAAAGAGGTTTAAAGTGAGTTTTTCTATTAATGGGAATTCAGTTGCTAAAACAGGAAAAAGAATTTTTTATATTCAGGTTCTGGACCAAAAGAACACTGTTTTGGGCGAGAATAAGCTAATTGAATTTGGAAATGATAAAGCTTTAGTTTACAGTTTTATTGTTGCAGTCGATTTTCAGGGTAAACCTGCAAATGTCTATGGAGTTTTAAACTCGGATGAAAATCCATTTGCTAAAGGAACTTATTTTGTCAACTTCTTCGACAAACAAGAAATAATGGGAAGCGCATCAATCACGCTGGAATAACAATATTTAATCTGTGGGGGATTTCATATCTGCAGGAGAAACATTATTAGAGAATATCTAGTATAAAGGAATTGTATTTCCTAGCTTTGTTTCTTATTAGAAATTTAAGCTCATGAAACTTTACCCTATAGAATCCGGAAATTTTAAATTAGACGGAGGCGCAATGTTTGGCGTTGTGCCAAAAACAATCTGGAATAAAACTAATCCTGCCGACGCTAATAATTTAATTGATATTGCGGCACGTTGTCTGCTTATTGAAGATCAGAATCGCTTGATTTTGATAGATACCGGAATGGGAGATAAACAATCTGAAAAGTTTTTTGGCTATTATTCGCTTTGGGGCTCGCACTCTATCGATAAGTCATTGGCAAAATATGGTTTTCACCGAGATGATATTACAGATGTTTTTATGACACACCTGCATTTTGACCATTGTGGAGGAAGCGTGCAGTGGAATTCTGATAAAACGGGCTACGAACCAGCTTTTAAAAATGCTAAATACTGGAGTAATGAAAGCCATTGGGAATGGGCAACAAAACCAAATCCTCGCGAGAAAGCTTCTTTTTTGTCTGAGAACATTCTGCCAATGCAGGAAAGCGGACAATTGAATTTTATAAAATATCCGGAAAGTGATTTTGGTTTTTCTGAAGAATTGAATTTTGGAATTTACTATGTTGATGGTCATACCGAAAAACAAATGATTCCGCATATTAAATATCAGGATAAAACCATTGTTTTTTGTGCCGATTTATTGGCGACAGCCGGGCATATTCCGTTACCGTATGTTATGGGTTACGACACAAGACCTTTATTGACAATGCCGGAAAAAGCAAAATTTTTGAATGCAGCCGCAGATCATAATTATTATTTGTTTCTTGAACACGATGCACACAATCAAATTATAACGGTCGAACATACTGAAAAAGGTGTTCGATTGAAAGAAGTTTTTACTTGTGAAGATATTCTTTAAAGGAAATTAAAATCATAAAAAAATCCCATTTTCAGTATATCGAAAATGGGATTTTTTAGTTAACTAATTGTAATTATTCTACGATTACTTTTTTGACAGAAGCCGCATCCTGATTGATTAAATAGATGTAATAAACACCTTTTGACAAACCAGTCAAATCGATTTTATGATTTGTATTTGTAGAGCTTAAGGTAAATGATCTTACCAATTGTCCTAAAGTATTGTAAACAGTTGCTTTTTCAAGAGTTGCATTATTGATGTTTATTTCACCTTTTGTAGGGTTTGGATAAACAACTACTTTATCAAAAACAGAATCTTCAATACCCAGACTCTTGCAAGTACTGGAGTAAGTAGCGTTAGGTTCTTTAATGTTTGCCCAGTTAGCATTAGAATATTCAACATTATCTACTTGAATACAACTTAGACTTTTATTCTTTAAGAAGCTTGTATACAATGCAGCGCTAGCCTTTTTATTAGTTTTAGACGGAAGAATGAAATTCACATTATTACCATTCTGAACATTTAGAGAAGTTAATGGATTTAATTCTAAGAAGACAAGAGTTAAAAGAGGATTGTGAGATAAGTCTAAAGTTGTCAATTGATTTGCCGTAGCATTTAAAGTTTTTAAAAGAACATTTGTACTAAGATCAAGAGATGTTAATTGATCATTATAGCAAAATAATTCTGTAAGTTTTGTATTTGTAGATAAATTGAGTTGCCTTAAATTGTTTAAACCACAATCTAAGAATGTTAGATTTACCAGGTTTGAAAGATTTAATGCAGTCAAATTATTATTACCACAATAAAGAATTTCTAATTCATTATTAGCACTTAAATCAATATTGCTTAGCAAATTTCGATCTGCTATTAAATAATGAAGATTTTTGTTTTGAGATAAATCAATTGTTGAAATTTGATTCATGCTAAACGTTAAATTGTATAACTGAGTGTTTGCAGTAACGTCTAAACTTGTTAATTGATTGCCGTGCAATGCTAATTTAGTAAGTGATTTATTTTTGCTGACATCAATAGTTTTTATATTATTAGAGTTACAGTCTAAGTAAGTTAAGGCAGTAAATTTTTCAATGCCAGTTAAGTCTGTAATGTTACTATTCGAAAGATCCAAATAAGTAATTGTGCTTATATCTGCAGTTGTAATTTTTCCGTTTAAACCGTCTTTATCAATTCCTAGATCAATTAATTTTTGTTCGAAAGCTGAATCCGGAATTAAGGTGTAATTAGTACAATCTAAATTGTAATTGGCTACTCCATCTTTAATGCCGGCCCATTTTTGATTAGCATAAACTTCATCATCAACAGAAATACAAGTTAAATCCGGATTTTTTGTAAAGTTTGAATTCAGATCTAAATTTTTATTATTTCCGTTCTTTATATTCAAACTGGTTAAATTGTTTGAGCCACAATCTAGAAAAGTCAGGGTTTTATTGTGAGAGAGATCTAAAGCAGTTAACAGGTTTGAAGAACAATTTAAAGTGCTCAAGCCTGAAAAACCATTGATTC from uncultured Flavobacterium sp. includes:
- the sufB gene encoding Fe-S cluster assembly protein SufB — protein: MSKYTEDDLKIELETKEYEYGFYTDIESDTFPIGLNEDIVRAISLKKEEPEWMTDWRIEAFRAWKEMIEPEWANVRYEKPDFQAISYYSAPKQVDPNKTLDDVDPELLEMYKKLGISVDEQKMMNNVAMDIVVDSVSVATTFKKTLAEKGIIFCPISEAIKEHPELVRKHLGTVVPQRDNFYAALNSAVFSDGSFCYIPKGVRCPMELSTYFRINQAGTGQFERTLVIADEGSYVSYLEGCTAPSRDENQLHAAVVELIALDDAEIKYSTVQNWYPGNKEGKGGVFNFVTKRGLCETNAKISWTQVETGSAVTWKYPSCVLKGDNSVGEFYSIAVTNNHQQADTGTKMIHLGKNTKSTIISKGISAGKSQNSYRGLVQISPRAENARNFSQCDSLLMGNNCGAHTFPYIESRNPSAKIEHEATTSKIGEDQVFYCNQRGIPTEKAIALIVNGFSKDVLNKLPMEFAVEAQKLLEISLEGSVG
- a CDS encoding iron-sulfur cluster assembly accessory protein, which codes for MIKVSDTAKKKIIDLMKDDGFDAASDYVRVGVKSGGCSGLSYDLKFDKTKGEDDKIFVDNDITIAVEKKSFLYLAGTILEFSGGLNGKGFVFNNPNASRTCGCGESFSL
- a CDS encoding MBL fold metallo-hydrolase — translated: MKLYPIESGNFKLDGGAMFGVVPKTIWNKTNPADANNLIDIAARCLLIEDQNRLILIDTGMGDKQSEKFFGYYSLWGSHSIDKSLAKYGFHRDDITDVFMTHLHFDHCGGSVQWNSDKTGYEPAFKNAKYWSNESHWEWATKPNPREKASFLSENILPMQESGQLNFIKYPESDFGFSEELNFGIYYVDGHTEKQMIPHIKYQDKTIVFCADLLATAGHIPLPYVMGYDTRPLLTMPEKAKFLNAAADHNYYLFLEHDAHNQIITVEHTEKGVRLKEVFTCEDIL